Genomic segment of Benincasa hispida cultivar B227 chromosome 1, ASM972705v1, whole genome shotgun sequence:
cTTATGGCCCTTTGGGAATACACTGAGATACAGAACACAATACACAACATCATAGTGTTATTGGGCAAAAAATTTTCCCTAATCCATAAAGAAAATCCTCTCTATTCTCCAAaactctcttcttctcttcttctcccaatagttggataccacatatccctctattggaatcccagagaataacgaggttacactcgtggtagtgttcgagattaTTCGAGAAATTGTttgtgatcaagatcgttggagatTCGTTCGTTGAAACTAGAAGAGGATTGTTCGTGGAACTTGGGAATCTAAAAAGGTAAGAATCGTTCTAATCTTTTCCATAatgcatgctaatttacatgtttaaattttgttttaattcaatgattatgtttatgtaaaaatcaaattgcGGGATGCAAGGCGTTTTAACAAAACGCTTTCGTTGCGGGATTCGATCCCCCTACACCTTTATATTTCAAGATTTGGTTGAAAAAGGCAAGGCCTACTTTTCATGCACTAGCTATTCCTTGCAAAACAAACAGCAACGAAAAGGAGTTAGATTTTCCTTAAATAAAGTCAATGCGGCCACATTGATCATTCACAGtcaataatgaaataaaaattctgCTAGTCTCTGaaaatggcgccaaaaacttgatcgACCAAATATATAAAAGGTAAAATATTTCAGATAAGCAAGGTCTAAATGCAAGCATACACTGTCGAAGAAGTTATAATCTCAAAATATTCTAAGATCGAACCCACAGGACTAGCAgtagttttaatttgaacaagACTGTAATTCTAATGCAACCGAAGGTAACCAAAATGAAGTGTGATGTAAATGAGTAGGAATTGAATTTAGAAACAGTAAACAATGGTACGAATAGGGCTAACAATGCTTCAACCTTTCAGATTCTGTGTTAAAAGTGATGCGGCCGCATTACACTAAGACAGTGAAATATGCATGAGCAGAAATCTATGTCTATTTGATCTGGTGTCCAATCCCTTTAGGAGTTATAAGAAGCTACTACCGAATGTTCCCATGGGTAGCTGAACCCTAGATTAATTTAAGTTCAATTTCTTTACCCTATGGTGTCCCTCATTCCTAAGGTGACATGACCCTCCTATTCCTATGCTCTTGGTCCCATATCCCTTTGTGAGATTTGTTTATACTCTAGTCTTCTCAGCATTAAAGCTCCACTAGATTGTTGAATTAAGTGACCAATTTAATTTACCAATATTaactttaatttcaacaaagagAATGCATAAATCAAGTTGGTATGAAGTGCAATATTACTCGAGTCATAAAGACCCTATGGCATCTACATTATTGAACTCCTTAAAGAATTTAGCTCCTGATAGATGAcataataacatttttattaaatcaataatCATTGCTACAATGTAGTTTGATTGATGAaaagatagaaaaataaaataattacaaaatctAAATGGAAAACAAAGCTAGAAAATAACAACTTTAAAGAACTTGGGAAGGTTCTCAAACTTCAAGTCTTTCCCTAGgatgatttttcctttttcaaggTGAAATCATTTCGCAAAATACACTTTCGTGGGAAGATATATTCTAGAACCACTAGTAGAGGAACTTTCATTCTTAAGGCTACTAACTTGAAATACTGAGAAGGAACCGAAGGACTACTGTAAAAGATGGTAGAACCGAAGGAACCGAAGAAGATGGGGGGAGGGGGGGCTATGGTGATTTGCATCCTTGAGGGGAAGGGTTTCCAACCTTTTTATAGGCATAAAAATAGATGGGGAAGGCTGGATGTCAAGCTTTGAGCAATTTTCAGgtgaaatcaaaacaaaaaaatgagaACCGGTACTGCCTTTGACTTGTTCGATTTCTGAAATTTTAGGGCTAATTGTTGCGAGCGCATCACTTCTGCTAGGGGTGTGCATCGATCGATCAGTGTCATTTTTTGGAGAAAACCAACACTAAAAATTGACCAAAAAAGTGCGTGAAAACCAGCCAACGTTCGGTTTTTGTCCATTGATGAAGTGTTATTGTTAGGTTAACATAATTtgcaactttttaaaatttaaatcaatcattttttatgaaaaaattaaatcaatcatgTAGTAGGCTTGGAATTTAGGcaacataaaaagaaaatagtaaatcAATACTAAGGCAATaagcttgggcttggttggtggTAGCGGGCTTActtttatacttattttttagaagaaaaaaataatctttACATATATCGGTTGGGTTTCcaaaatttttatatgaaaactGAAAACCGACCAATCGACTTCAATTCGGTCGGTTTCGATTGGTCAAATCGATTTTTTATGCTTTTATGCTCACCCCTAACTTCTGCTGTGGGCACATCAAATGTAAATTTTGGAGAAACAACCTTAAAATCTGCCAAAATTCAACTAATTAGCTTCAAATCAGCAAATAACAATGTTTAAGCATAATTACCTTCCAGAAAACTTAGTTTAATAAAACATGACTAAAATTTGAGGAAAACTCATGATCATGCACAAATCCATTTTTTCATAGTAAGAGTGCCcaaatagaaatttaaattgatgCATTTTATGATATGaatcaattatataatatttaaaaaattagtaaaatttTGATGTTAATCTTGTACTAGATGTCTAAAATAATCAACTACATGAAAAAGTTGACTTTTACTTAGTTGTTGAATAGGCCTGCAAGCTGCATATACATAATTCCATAAAATCCAAAACCTCCTTTGAAGCGCACCAATTACCTCAGATTCTCTTCCATTTTCCATTGCTCAACCTCCTCGATCTTCATTGCCTTCTCCTCTTACTTTCCACTCACAACCACCTCACTATCCAGTGCTCCAATGGCGGTTGCCTCCGCCACTCCCCCTTTTTCCCCTCCATTTCTCTCCTCCCGTCGCCATCGCCGCCCTGATGCAACTACCCTCCGACCCTTTTCAATTTCGACCCCCAATTGCCCTCTGCAACTTCCCTTCTCATTCAACTCCACACCTATTTCCCGACGTCCTCGATTTGCCGCCGAGGCTTCTATTGGAGACAGCGAGAGTGGTGGGTCGACCTCTGTTTCCGACGACGGCGGCTTTGTCGGCGAGGACGCTGCTGCTTTTGATCTTTCCGACCAGAAATTGACTTCCTGGGTTTATTTCACTGTGATTTTGGGAGTTGTTCTGTTCGTGTTGAACGTTGTTTGGATTGATAACTCTGCTGGGGGGGTTGGGAAGGCCTTTGTTGATGCTGTTTCTGGAATTTCGGATAGTCATGAGGTTCACTTTCGTATCACTtcgttttctttaattttatttccattttgGAGCTGAATCCGAATATCTTATAGAAGGCAGTGTTCATTCAAATTCTGCTgttttatagtttaaatgtaGTGTTCCTCAAAATAGTAGAGATTTTCTTTCTCTCAGATGATTTTTACTGGTTGGTTTGGTTGCTAAGGCTTTTAGAAGGTTTAGTTTTGTCCTTGCTTTTAGTAAACTTCTAATGAATGATGGATGTAGGAGTTCTAAAATTGTATTCATTAGTAGCATTCTTGAGCCAAGTCGTCCGAAATTTGGAATGTTTCCAACTCAGTTAGAAAAAGTACATACATAACTCACGGATATTAAATTCAGTGACAAAGGTCTTGTGTGTCTTTTGTTTATCAATGATTGGGGAGGATGAACGTAGCATAAGGATTATTTTGCTCATGGTTTGATGTTGAATTTCGGAATCTCACTTGATTAAATGAATCTAAGTCTTGAAACTTTCTTTTGCAGGTTGTGATGTTGCTCCTCACGTTCATTTTTGCCATTGTCCATAGTGGTTTGGCTAGTCTCCGAGATCAGGGCGAGAAGCTTGTTGGGGAGCGAGCTTTTCGGGTTTTGTTTGCTGGAGTTTCTCTGCCATTGGCTGTTAGCACTGTGGTAGATACCTTacctcttcttttctcttgaACTTGATGAAGTAAATGCAATATGCTTGAAGTTATCTCAGTACCTATTATTCATTCAATTTCTCTGAATGCACAAGCATATTGACTTGTTTACACTAAGGAGTTGTATTCAGGTGTATTTCATTAACCATCGATACGATGGAGTACAGTTGTGGCAGCTCCAAAGCGTTCCCGGACTGCATCAACTTGTGTGGCTCAGTTCATTtgtctccttcttcttcctctatccTTCCACATTTAATCTGCTGGAGGTTGCAGCAGTCGATAAACCGAAAATGCACCTTTGGGAAACAGGCATCATTAGAATAACTAGGCATCCACAGGTATGTTTGTGTTTCATTATATTGAATGTTCATTTCATTTCCTTATAGTCTCAGGGTAGTATCAGGGTTTTATTGCTGATTAATACTTAGTTGCACTCATTTCCATGCATCCCTGTCAATCATGAAAgggaaaaaatattaaaaaagaaaagttatctTTTTTAGGAAAGGCAAATTTGCCACATGTCAACTTGTGATTGAGCACGTGAGTGGGctacacaaaaatatatgtatagcCCAGGATACAcccaattatttttctttattattgttAATCTAGTGGTTTCGGCTTGAATTCATTGATGAACTAGAGTTTTCATTGACCTGTTAGATCAGCTGGACGCATTTTATGTACTACTTGATTAATAGACCGATTTTTTATGTCAAAGTATTCATTGATAGTTGTTGAGTCATTCTTGTTAAATGATTAACAATAAGTTAGCCAActgaaagtttagagaccaaaatTAGGATCCAAACTGAACTATATATCATGTTGCATCACATTTAGTCTGTTAGAATAACACAAAAGAAGATGAAAGACAAAATGGATTTCATCACTATCTATTTTGAGATCAGATGATATTTCAAGAGGGGAGGATAAAAAGACCACCAACCAGAAAACTCCCTTTCCATAAACACTGACCTTGCAAATCTTGGTTTCTCTTTGAAGATGGTTGGACAGGTGATGTGGTGCCTTGCTCACACAATCTGGATTGGGAACTCTGTTGCAGTAGCAGCTTCCATTGGTTTGATAGGACATCATCTGTTCGGCGTTTGGAACGGAGACAGGAGGCTAGCCAAGCGATATGGGGCAGATTTTGAAGCCGTGAAAAGGCGAACGAGCATTGTCCCATTCGCTGCCATTGTGGACGGTCGTCAAAAGTTGCCAGATGATTACTACAAGGAGTTCGTTCGCTTGCCATATCTATCAATCACTGCACTGACAATAGGTGCTTACCTTGCTCACCCTCTTATGCAAGCTGCTAGTTTCAGGCTTCATTGGTAACTCTATTTCTATGCTGCTAACTCTGTTGTATCAGAAATATACATCCTTTATTGTAAAAATCAAGGCAGAGAGAATAGAGAAATTTGAGCCCATAGTCATACCCCTACTTATTATAAAATTACATATATAGCATTTAAAAATCATAGAAccttttgaaattataaaaataccCTTCATGTCCTTTTCTCATGCGATTGTCTAATTATAACGGTTGGATGTAGATTCAATAAGTCTTTGAAGTACATCACCCTTTACATTGAATAGTGAAAAATCTCAAACTCATTGTAATGGCTTCATCACTTCGATCTTTGCCGGACACTTTTTTTGGCAACAGTTTATTACATCAAGTTCTCTCTCTATCAACAATAAACAtagaagttttaaaaaatgaaataaaataaatctactGTTTTGGTGATTGTACTTTAGGACTTATTTTATcataatttttgtttgtattcCTAAATATTGAAATTTGGTTTCTGCTTGAAAGAAAAGCAAATATACAGTatattgaaaatcaaatttagtttgtgtag
This window contains:
- the LOC120073753 gene encoding 15-cis-zeta-carotene isomerase, chloroplastic, yielding MAVASATPPFSPPFLSSRRHRRPDATTLRPFSISTPNCPLQLPFSFNSTPISRRPRFAAEASIGDSESGGSTSVSDDGGFVGEDAAAFDLSDQKLTSWVYFTVILGVVLFVLNVVWIDNSAGGVGKAFVDAVSGISDSHEVVMLLLTFIFAIVHSGLASLRDQGEKLVGERAFRVLFAGVSLPLAVSTVVYFINHRYDGVQLWQLQSVPGLHQLVWLSSFVSFFFLYPSTFNLLEVAAVDKPKMHLWETGIIRITRHPQMVGQVMWCLAHTIWIGNSVAVAASIGLIGHHLFGVWNGDRRLAKRYGADFEAVKRRTSIVPFAAIVDGRQKLPDDYYKEFVRLPYLSITALTIGAYLAHPLMQAASFRLHW